A part of Papilio machaon chromosome 11, ilPapMach1.1, whole genome shotgun sequence genomic DNA contains:
- the LOC106714089 gene encoding succinate semialdehyde dehydrogenase produces the protein MIVSRIDTTRICKFYTIISRNMQLLRNQAYINGQWVSANSNCVFPVLNPADDSVITEVPDMDACDAKKAIETASNAFETWKNTTQKERSYVIRKWYDICQKNTNYLAEIITAESGKPLSEAKGEIAYGNSFLEWFADTARHINGEVLTSPWPNKQIMVTRHPVGVVSVITPWNFPFAMITRKVGALMAAGCTCVIKPSEDTPLAALAAAELAEQAGVPKGVINVVTTSRKNAPNVGKIMCEHPDIRCISFTGSTHVGKILYGMAAKGVKRVALELGGNAPFIVFSSADIENALNQAMLAKFRNNGQACVGANRFLIHEDVYDKFVEGFKAYIGKKCILGPGTKEGVTCGPLINDMQAQKVSGLVDDAVKQGAKPLIGGKFSNLGSKFYESTLLVDVKPNMTIYGEEIFGPVAVCLKFKTEEEVVKIANSTNSGLAAYVFTRELGQAFRMSRQLEFGMVAINDGILSAAEPPFGGIKESGIGREGSKHGIEEYTDIKYTLFSGLDM, from the coding sequence ATGATTGTTTCGCGAATTGATACAACtcgaatttgtaaattttataccaTTATATCAAGAAACATGCAGTTGCTCAGGAATCAGGCTTATATAAATGGGCAATGGGTGAGCGCCAATAGCAATTGTGTATTTCCTGTGCTCAATCCTGCGGATGACAGTGTAATAACTGAAGTACCTGATATGGATGCTTGCGATGCTAAGAAAGCGATCGAGACTGCTTCTAATGCCTTTGAAACCTGGAAAAATACTACCCAGAAGGAACGCTCTTATGTTATCAGAAAATGGTATGACATTTgtcaaaaaaatactaattactTAGCCGAAATCATAACAGCCGAATCTGGTAAACCACTCTCGGAAGCTAAAGGCGAAATAGCTTACGGTAATTCGTTTCTGGAATGGTTTGCTGACACCGCAAGGCACATAAATGGTGAGGTGTTAACCAGCCCATGgccaaataaacaaattatggTAACCAGACATCCGGTTGGAGTTGTTTCAGTTATAACACCATGGAACTTTCCTTTTGCAATGATAACACGTAAAGTTGGTGCTTTAATGGCGGCGGGATGTACTTGTGTTATTAAACCATCAGAAGATACTCCATTAGCGGCATTAGCTGCAGCAGAATTAGCAGAACAAGCTGGAGTACCAAAAGGCGTTATTAACGTAGTGACAACAAGTAGAAAAAATGCTCCCAATGTTGGTAAGATAATGTGTGAACATCCGGATATAAGATGCATATCTTTCACTGGTTCTACTCATGTGGGAAAAATCCTTTATGGAATGGCAGCAAAGGGAGTGAAAAGGGTTGCGTTAGAGTTAGGTGGAAATGCTCCATTCATTGTGTTTTCAAGTGCTGATATAGAAAATGCATTAAATCAGGCAATGTTAgctaaatttagaaataatggTCAAGCATGTGTTGGCGCAAACAGGTTTTTGATTCATGAAGATGTGTATGACAAGTTTGTTGAGGGTTTCAAGGCATATATTGGCAAGAAATGTATCTTAGGTCCTGGCACAAAGGAAGGTGTAACTTGTGGGCCCTTAATTAATGATATGCAAGCACAGAAAGTATCCGGATTGGTGGATGATGCTGTTAAGCAAGGGGCAAAACCATTGATTGGTGGAAAATTCTCTAACCTTGGGAGTAAATTTTATGAGTCAACATTGTTGGTTGATGTTAAACCTAATATGACTATTTATGGAGAAGAGATTTTTGGGCCGGTTGCTGTttgtcttaaatttaaaactgaagAAGAAGTTGTTAAAATTGCAAACAGTACAAATAGTGGCCTCGCAGCATATGTATTTACAAGAGAGCTAGGCCAAGCATTTAGAATGTCTCGCCAGTTAGAGTTTGGGATGGTTGCTATCAACGATGGTATCCTCTCAGCCGCTGAACCTCCATTCGGAGGAATAAAAGAATCAGGAATAGGCCGAGAAGGTAGCAAACATGGCATTGAAGAGTACACAGATATCAAATACACTCTATTTTCTGGTTTAGATATGTAA